The genomic stretch AACAACATTGGTGCAGGACGAGGGAGGGTTCCTTAGGGGAAACCCGAGTAGCACAAAATTTCTGCTGAAATTTTGGGCGTCTGCACCTCTATTGTTGTTATTTTCAATTCAGGCGTTAGAAACAATTTTTGGATGAAGCCGGCGCCATCCAAACTCTTTTAAAGATCTCCCTTCTCCTTTATGATGATGGATTACAAAGAAGCTTTAGATTATCTTACGTTCCTAGAAAAAGAACGACGGATAAAATTAGGCCTTGATAATGTTCGCGCATTACTTGCTTCGCTGGGCAATCCCCAAACAAAGTTCAAATCTGTTCATGTTGGTGGGACAAATGGCAAGGGATCGGTCTGTGCGATGCTTGATGCGGTTTTGCAGCAAAGTGGCTATAAGGTAGGCAGGTACACCTCTCCTCACCTCGTTCAGGTTAATGAACGGTTTACCATCAATGGCATGACTATTTCGAATGATGATTTTGCCCATCATCTGAGCATGGTTAAGGCAGAAGTAACAACCCAAACCTATTTTGAGGTGACAACTGCTCTCGCGTTTCTTTACTTTGCTGACAAAGGTGTTGACATTGCTTGTATTGAAGTTGGTCTTGGGGGAAGATTAGATGCAACTAATGTGGTCACTCCGCAAGTTTCAGTGATTACCACTATTGCGTTAGAGCATACAGAGTGGCTGGGAAATTCTGTCGAAGCAATTGCAGGGGAAAAAGCAGGGATTATTAAGCCTCATGTCCCTGTTGTTACGGCTACAAGCGGTAGAGCTTTGAAGGTCATCACCCAAAAAGCACAGGAACAACAGGCACCCTTACAGGTTGTTTCTTCACGCCGTGCAAGGGGATACAAAACCAGTCTTATCGGCAGATTTCAGCGTCAGAATCTTGCGGTTGTGCTTGAAGTCATTGACTGTTTACGTGGACAAGGATTTACGCTTCCTGAAACAGACGTCCGTAAGGGCCTTCTGCAAACAACCTGGCCAGGTCGCTTCCAGTTTTTGCAAGAAAATCTTCTGGTTGATTGTGCCCATAATCCCGCAGGTATTGCTGTTCTTGTTTCTGCATTAAGAGAGCTTCAACGCAAAAAGTCATTTGCAAACGTTTTTCTCATCTTTGGCGTGCTCAAGGATAAGGATTATAGCTCCATGATCAAACCACTTCTTCCGCTTGTTACTACCATGATCCTTGTCCGGCCAAATACTGAACGAGCCCTTGATCCTGAAGAACTTAAGGCACATATCCAATCTTTAGGGCTTGGGCCCACCCCTATGCTTCTGGTCATACCTTATCTCAAAGAAGCGATGGCATATGTGCAACAACA from Candidatus Woesearchaeota archaeon encodes the following:
- a CDS encoding bifunctional folylpolyglutamate synthase/dihydrofolate synthase codes for the protein MDYKEALDYLTFLEKERRIKLGLDNVRALLASLGNPQTKFKSVHVGGTNGKGSVCAMLDAVLQQSGYKVGRYTSPHLVQVNERFTINGMTISNDDFAHHLSMVKAEVTTQTYFEVTTALAFLYFADKGVDIACIEVGLGGRLDATNVVTPQVSVITTIALEHTEWLGNSVEAIAGEKAGIIKPHVPVVTATSGRALKVITQKAQEQQAPLQVVSSRRARGYKTSLIGRFQRQNLAVVLEVIDCLRGQGFTLPETDVRKGLLQTTWPGRFQFLQENLLVDCAHNPAGIAVLVSALRELQRKKSFANVFLIFGVLKDKDYSSMIKPLLPLVTTMILVRPNTERALDPEELKAHIQSLGLGPTPMLLVIPYLKEAMAYVQQQTTSKDLVIITGSIYLVGEIFSLFDTKHHVFC